GTGGTAGCGGACGCCTCGCTGCCATGATCGACCCGTCACGCGTATCAGAACACCTCGGCGTCGACCTCTCCGAAGAAGGACTGGCTCGTGCTCGGGCGCTTAACCTTTCGCATGCCCGTTTCGAATCCGGAAATTTCGAAATATGGCGCCCGGCCAAATCTTACGATGTCATCACCTTTAATGAATGCCTTGGCTACGCGGTGCATCCCGCCACCACGGCCGCCACATTTGGTCGTTATCTCACGCCAGGCGGAGTGATGATCATTTCACACTTTCGCTGGGGCAACCACGCAGCGGTGTGGAAGAGCCTCGAGGACCACTTCACCGTAGTCGAAGCTCGCACCGCCACCAATGACCAAGGTCAGATCTGGGACCTTAAGGTGCTGCGACCCAAACAATGATCGGACTCACTTTCGGTTAACCGGTATATTTTGTGAAAAAAGTTCTTATCATCAGTCCGCACTTCGCGCCCACCAATGCCCCAGATATGCAGCGTGCGCGACTGGCGATACCCTACTTGAAGGAACACGGTTGGGAGCCGGTTGTATTGGCCATCGCCCCCGAGTTTATCGAAGGCGGCGTTTTGGATCCGCTGCTCGAGGCAACCTATCCGGCAGATACACGTATTATCCGGGTGCGGGGAATTTCGCCCAAACTTACGCGATGGCTCGGTATCGGCAGCCTCTGGCTGAGATGTGGACGGGCATTCCGCATCGCTGGCGAAAAATTATTGGCCAAAGAAAAATTCGATCTGGTTTTTTTTACGACGACACAGTTTGACGCCTTTAAACTGGGTCCTCTCTGGAAGCGTAAATTCGGGGTGCCTTACGTCCTCGATTATCAAGATCCCTGGGTGAATGATTATTATGAGCGCACACGCACCAAACCGCCCGGAGGCGCCCTGAAATTTGCCTTTGCCCAATGGCGCGCACGCCAGCAGGAGCCCGAAACATTACGGGAATCATCCGGCGTAGTCGCCGTATCGGATGCCTACGGTCGTAATCTCGCCGCACATTACCCTTGGTTTTCAGCCAATCAAGTCCGGCTACTTCCCTTTGGTGCCGCCGCCAAAGATATCGCAACAGCCCGGCAGCACACTCCCGCAAAACCGGTGGTAGATTTTAACGACGGCTGTTTTCATCATATATATGCCGGTCGTTGCGGTCCGGATATGTCTATCTCGCTCACGACTATTTTCCGCGCTTTCAAAAATTTCCGAGAGCACAATCCGCAAAAAGCGGCCAGCATACGTTTCCACTTTATCGGAACGGATTATGCGCCTCCGCCGCTGGGCAGAGAATGGGCTATGCCCATTGCGCGAGCGGAAGGCGTGGCCGACCACGTAACCGAGCATTGTTACCGTGTGCCGTATTTCGATGCACTTTACTACCTTGTTAAGGCCGATGCGCTGCTTGCGGTAGGTTCCAACGATCCCACGTATAGTGCTTCAAAAATATTCCCCTACATACTTGCTGAACGTCCGATGATAGTCGTTTTTAACCGGCACAGCCCGGTCCTCGCTTTCGCCAAACAGGCCGACTGCGGAGAGCGCTTCAGCTTCGATAACGCCGATGATATCGATGAGATTGCGCGCCAAATCGAAGACGTCTGGTTCAATCAAGACCACATGCATCTCGTTAGAGAACCCAACGTCACGGCATTTCTCCCATTTACAGCTGAAAGCATGACGACTCAGCTTGTCAGCTGCTTCAATTCTGCAGTCTCTGCTTCGAATGAGCAATAGCTCCTACAAAGGACCGGTTACGCTGGACCGCTATACTCGAATCAGTGAGTTGGGTGACACCCTGCATTCACTTTTGAACAAGGGTATTCCCATAGTCGGGATTATCATCCTCCTGCTTGTTCTTAAAATGTTCCTGCAAGATGCCCCGGGCTGGCTGGGGCTTTTATGGATAGGTGCTGGCACGTGTATCGGACTGCTGGTCTGGCATAGTGCAGGAATCGGACTGCCGCTGTTGCCATTGTTAGCCATACAGCATTTTGCAGTTTATGGGATACCGCTAATCAATCGCAACGAAACCCTGGCCGACTACTCCGACACACTCCGGGACCGTGCAGGCATGGAGGTGCTTATATTGATGGTAGTGTGCTCGATTTCATGGAGGTTCGGCATGCAGTTATTCCGCCCTTCCCCTCCTGTTGCGCACACACTGCGGATTTTTGTTACAGAAGGGAATAAAGTGCTCAACCGACTTGGAGTCGCCCTCATTCTCACATCCGCAGGTTACGAACTGCTCAACACCCTGCATCTGACATCCGCTGTCCTGTCTTTATTTCCAGCAGGCACTCAATCGATCGTCGTAGCCATAATTGGCGCAGCTGGCATGTCCGGATATTTCCTGGTATCCATGTTTATTGCCAGCGGTGAAGCGCACCGTAACACACGAACCATTTTTGGAGTAGTGCTGGTCAGTCATCTAATCCTGATGACCGCATCCATCCTTTTGTCTTCGGTTATCAATATCATCGGTGCGGTAACACTGGGACTTTTCTGGGGATCTGGCCGCATGCCCAAAATGTTTCTTTTGATATGCGCGATTACCCTGTCATTTCTTAATATAGGTAAGTTTGAAATGCGGGAACGCTATTGGGGCGCATCAGGCCAAGTGACTACCAACGTCTCAATAGCCAAATTCCCCGCTTACTATTGGGAATGGGCCGGCTACAGCACGAACAAAATTTTCGGTCAAACCGATGATTACGTCGGCAAAAAAAATGATAACCGGCAGACCATGCTATCGCGCATGGATAACATGCAAAACCTGCTCTATGTCTCGAATAAAGTAACGGTCGAAAAAACCCCGGTCTTGGGCGGCGAAACCTATAGCCTAATACCTCCGCTTCTCATCCCGCGAATTCTGTGGCCTGACAAACCGCGCGCACATGAAGGCCAGGCATTGCTGAATGTGCATTATGGACGTCAATCGCAGGCAGACACTTTTACCACCTATGTCGCATGGGGACTTTTACCTGAAGCGTATGGCAATTTCGGGCCCATATGGGGCGCAGTCATTTTAGGAGTTACGCTTGGAATTATTTTCGCATGGATCGAAAATGCCACCGCCGCCAAACCGCTATTATCCTTGGAAGGAATGGTCACTTTTTCACTGCTGATTGGTTTTGCCGCCTCGTTCGAAATGGTCTCCAGCGTGCTGGTCACTTCGTTATTTCAATCGATCGTAACCATATCGATGGCCTGCATTCCCTTCGTTCAAAGCACGAGTGTGATCCGCCCCGAAGAGTCAGAAGCTGAATCCGAGTAAATCCGGGTTAACCCACTACATGTCGCAACCACCAAGTAGCAACACTCCTTCGGAAAGCCACTCACATAGGCATTATGTCTTATTGGATTGGATGCGATTCCTCGCCGCCTTCCTTGTCGTATTATGCCATGCTCGACCCGAGCATTGGGTTGCGTGGTCAGAACTAAATAAAGATCACGAAATCATCTCCAAGTTGTTTTTCCTCTTAATTCGTCCTGGGCCGGAGGCCGTGGTAATTTTCTTCGTTCTCAGCGGCTACTTTGTTGGAGGCAAGGTGATGGAACGTTTTGCAAACGGGACATTTAAGCCGGAAGATTATCTGCGAGATCGCATCAGCAGAATTTTTACTCCACTGCTGCCGAGCCTGCTCCTTACCATAATCTGCGTTTGGATAGTAAATCGTGGATTCACAGATGGGTTTGGCTTGGAGCTACTCGGCAATATTTTCCAGATGCAAGGTATCCTGTGTGAGAGGCTCGAAGGAAACGCACCTCTTTGGTCACTCAGTTACGAAGTTTGGTTTTATACATTTGCCGGAGCATTGGCGACCCTATGCCTGCGCCCCCATAAAAAAAACGTCACTTGGCTAATCTCCGGAGCGTTAATTTTGTTTTCAGCATGGTGTCTCACAATGCTCGATACAGTTTATTTTTTCTGCTGGATCATGGGCGCACTTGCCTACGTTTTGCCCATGCCTGACTTTGGCAAAAAGGGCCTGATCGCAGGGCTTGTGTTAGCATTTATAGCCGCTTCAACAAGTCAGGCGACAGGAACCTACCAAGGCGGATTGATCGCAAACTCCGAGCCCATCCATAAAGCTGCCACCCTGTTATTAGCCGCATCCGTCTCCTTTCTCATCCCTATTCTCGCCAATACTGGATGGCGATTTTCATCATCCCGGATAATGCTATCAGGGCCCTATTTAGCAGCTTTTTCCTATACTCTATACCTGACTCATTATCCGTTGTTGCTCGTGATGAACACACTGCATGCCCCATTCCAAGCATTCACCCCGGTTTCGGTGTGCTTATTTTTCATAAAGATCGGTGTTTGCGTGGCGGTTGCATGGCTTGTTTATCTGCCTTTCGAACGAAATACCGCCCGTGTGCGCGGATTCATCCATAAGCATCAATCGCTCCCCCCTGCATCTTTGTGACCCCACCCCGCATCAGACTAGGGGTGATGGTTTCCCATCCCATCCAGTATTACAGCCCGTGGTTTCGATGGATGAGTGCGCACGGATGGACATTGCGGGTGTTTTTTTTATGGGATTTCGGCGTGGTCAAAAAGACGGATCGCGAGTTCGGGCGCGAACTGGCGTGGGATGTCGATCTTCTATCGGGATATGAACATGAATTTGTCCCAAATGCAGCTCGTGATCCCGGCACCCACCATTTGCGCGGTCTCAATAATCCCAGCCTCAACCATCGGATCCAACAGTGGAAACCCGATGCCATTCTCGTTTTTGGATACAAATATGTTTCCCATCTAAAACTCATTCTAAGCACCGACACTCCGCTGATTTTTCGAGGGGATTCGCACCTGCTTGATGTCCCGGCTCCGCGGCCGTTGAAGCGCGGCCTGCTGCGGTGTCTTTACGCCCGCTTTTCTGCGATCACTTACGTGGGACTCGCCAACCGTGATTATTTTCGGACGTTTGGTGTTCCAGAGAAAAAACTCTTTCATGTTCCGCATTGCGTGAATGCTGAACACTTCGTCGCCAGCGAAAGCAATCGCGCTCAAGCGGTCGCGCTCAAGGAATCGCTTGGTTTGTCCGGCTGCAAAATCCTGCTATTTGCCGGCAAGCTCATCCCCAAAAAACAACCTCGCGAACTGCTCGCTGCGTTTCTCTCAACAGACGTGACCACGGGGGACGCAGCCCTCGTATTCGTGGGTGAAGGCGAAGAGCTTGCCGCCCTCCGCCAACTTGCCGCCACGCGAACGGATAAACTCGTGCGCTTTCTTCCCTTTGCCAATCAAAGCGAGATGCCGTCGCGCTATCTGCTCGCGAATATTTTTGCGCTTCCTTCGCGTGGTCCAGAGGAAACCTGGGGATTGGCCGTCAACGAAGCCATGCACCTCGGGGTGCCGTGTCTGGTGAGTGATCGCGTAGGCTGTCAGCGTGACTTGGTAACAGACAAGGAAACCGGTTGGGTATTTTCCGTGGACACGCCCGACGGTCTGCGTGATGCGCTCCATCGTGCCTTTGCCGACATAGATCGCGATGCCGAGGGATTTCGCCAGCGCGTGGCCGCACGCATCGCCGGTTATACCTACGCCACCGCCACCAAGGGTCTCGCCCTCGCAGTGCAGCATGCGGTCGCCCCTTCCGGACGCGTGGTTTAACGGTTGCCCCGCCAGCACGTTCTCAAACACTTTTATACGTGGCGTCACCTACCTCATCACGGCCTTATCTAGGCGAAGGCAATGTCACTCCAAACCCGCGTGCGGAAATCGCACGTCGTTATGTTTGGGCTCTCATTCAAGCCACTCTGTTTCGTTGGAGTCCGCGAGGGTTGCATAGGTTTCGCGTGATGCTTTTACGCATGTTTGGCGCGAACATCTGCGCCGACGGCCATGTGCGCATTTATCCGACCGCGCGAGTGATTTACCCATGGAAGCTCACCTGTGAAGACCGCGTCATGATTGGACCGGACGTAAACATTTACAACCTCGCCCCAGTCACGCTCGGCTATGGTGCACAGCTGAGCCAAGCTGTTCATTTATGCGCAGGAACGCACGATTATACGCGCTGGGCCATGCCGTTGGTCGCCCGTCCGATCACACTTTCCCCGAATGTCTGGCTGGGCGCCGAGGTTTTTGTGGGACCCGGCGTCACCATCGGAGAACTTGCCGTGATCGGTGCGCGTTCTGTCGTCGTCAAGGATCAGCCTGCTCGAATGGTCTGCGCCGGCAACCCGTGCAAACCGCTCAAGTCACGCCCGGATCCGCAATGAAAATTGCCCAGATTGTCCCCAGTCTTGAAGCCCGCCACGGCGGCCCATCAAGGTCGGTGCGTGGACTCGCCGAGGGGCTCGCCCTCTGTGGCCAACAGGTCGAGCTGCTCACCACGGGACCATTGGTAGCAGCCCACACGGGGGCCAGTGCGCTCACCACCTTTGCATTCCCGCGCCAATGCCCCGAGTCGATCGCCCGCTCGACATCGTTGAGCACACATCTGGGTGCCCATTCCTACGATATCATCCATAGCCATGGGCTCTGGCAGCGCACGTTGCATTACGCACATGCCGCCGCACGCAAGACAGGTGCTCCCCTCGTGATTTCTCCGCGTGGCATGATGAGCCCCTGGGCGTGGCGGCACCGGCGATGGAAAAAACGCCTCGCATCCATGCTCGTTCACCCCGGTGCATTTCTCGGTGCCAGCGGCTGGCACGCGACCAGCCATGAGGAAGCCGAAGACATTCGTCAGCTCGGCTTCACCCAACCCATCTGCGTTGCGCATAACGGGGTCATCCCTCCCTCACTCGCCGAAGAGGAGTCCGCCGCCGCAAACTGGCGCACTTTTTTACCTGATTTAAACGGCCGTCGCGTGGCGTTGTTTTACTCACGGTTTCATTCAAAAAAACGGGTATTGGAACTCATTGATCTCTGGCTTTCAAAGCCGCGCAATGACTGGGTCCTGCTGCTGGCGGGGATCCCCGAACAATACTCGGTCAACGAGCTGGATTCTTACATCACCAGCAACGGAGGCTCCGGACGCATCATCGTGCAAGATGGTGCGAACCGTCCTCCGCCTTACGCCCTGGCATCGCTTTTCCTGCTTCCCTCCCATTCGGAAAACTTCGGCCTGGTTATCGCTGAAGCGTTGGTGCGCGGCGTGCCCGTTCTCACAACCGATGCCACGCCATGGCGGGATCTTGCGGTGCAAGGCGCAGGGCTTTGCGTATCCTGGGAAAACTACAGTGACGCACTCGATTCACTGCTCAATGAATCAGCCTTGTCCCTGCAGCAGTCCGGACAACGCGCACGCGTTTGGGCGAGCGAAACCTATTCATGGGAAAAGGCCGCACAAACGATCCTGGCATTTTACGATCAACTCACCCACCGATGAGCAAAACATCGGCCTCCACGTCAGCGCCCTTGGAAAAGGCCGTGTTCATCCATTCGACTGTATTGCTCCTCTGCTCAGCCTGGATCTATGGCGGCAATATTTGGTGGATGCGCATCGCACTCAGTCTTTGGACATCACTGGGCGCCGGACTTACACTGCTTGCTTTTTGCCAACGCGGCTCGCGAGGCGAAGCCGCACGACGCAAAATTTGGTGGCTGACCCCGCTGGCTCTTTTTAGCGGCCTCATTCTGCTCAGCGTATTTAATCCCAGCTTTCGGACGGTCCACATCGATGATGCCGTTTCATATGTGAAGACCACGGTGCAAAAACCGCATTGGCCCAGCACGATCTCCACTGAGTTAACATTACGTGCCTGGTGGTTTGGAGCCGGAGTCTATTTATCCGCATTCAACATTGTCTGCCTGATTCAGAGTCGTTCGATTTTGAGAAAAATCATGGTCTTGATCAGTGTCAGCACCCTGTTGCTGGCGGTGATGGGCACGCTGCAAAAGCTATCCGGCGTTGGTTTTTATTTCGGCGCGACCGAGTCACCCAATCCGCGTTTTTTTGCCACCTTCATCTACTATAACCACTGGGGCGCTTTCATGCTGCTCGGCCTTACGACCGCGATAGGTCTGCTGTTTTACCACGCCCGACGCTACGAAAGTCGTGATCTCTGGCACTCTCCTTTCAGCGCTGCACTCGTCGGGGTCTTGCTTATCGCCACCAGCGCGCCTGTCAGTGCGTCGCGGGCCAGCACCGTGATTACCGCCCTGGTGTTAGCCATCGGCCTCACTCATGCGCTTTCCCGCATCGTCAACTTGCGGCGCGCACGCAGACAGAATCCCTGGCCGCTGTTGTTAACTATCATTACACTGGCGGTCATCACCAGCAGTGCGATCAGCTGGTTGTCCTATCAAACGCTCACGCAACGTTTCAACGAGACCCAACTGGCGATTGATCAAAATCAATCCGTCTTCGGTGGCCGAGCCGAACTCTATCGCGACACTTGGAGTTTAGCGAAAGAGAAACCCGTGTTCGGCTGGGGCCTTGATACCTATTCAATCGGGTTTCAGATGATCAGGCCCTACACGGTCAATTTACGTGATCGCTCGGAGAATATTTTCGCCACCGCGCACAACGACTGGCTCCAGTCCCTCGCCGAAAACGGATTCGCTGGCACCATCCTGCTGATGGCGATGGGGCTTATTCCATTGATCATGATCCCGACCCGGCAGTTTTTTCACCCCTTGGTTATCTACCCGCTACTAGGTTGCGCACTGTTGCTGCTTTATGCCTTGGTCGAGTTTCCTTTCGCGAATGGCGCCGTTATGATCACTTTTTGGACTCTGCTTTTCACCACTGTTGCCTACGCCCGGCTGACCGACACTGCTTCCCGCACCCACCATGAGTGAGCTTTGCCCTATCTCGATTCTCATTCCCGCCAAAAACGAGATTTCGAATATCCGTGCCTGCATCGAGTCCGCTCGCTTCGCCGACGAAATTGTCGTGGTCGACTCGAACAGCACGGATAGCACGCAGGAAATTTCTATTTCTCTCGGCGCACGCGTGGTGGATTTCAAATGGAACGGAGCCTTCCCTAAAAAGAAAAATTGGGCCTTGGCCAACATAGCGTGGAAACACCCATGGGTATTCATTCTGGATGCAGATGAGCGCATCACTCCAGAGCTCGCCGGCGAACTGCGCGCCATAGCCACACAGCCGGCGCCTGCATGCGAAGGCTATTACGTAAACCGGCGTTTTTGGTTTCTCGATGGCTGGCTCATGCACTGCGGCTATTATCCGAGTTGGAATCTTCGTTTCTTTCGCCACGAACTGGGGCGCTACGAACAATTCACTGGCGTCGGTGACACGCAATCCGGCGACAACGAGGTTCACGAGCATGTCATTCTAAACGGACGCTCCGGTCATCTTAAATACGAGATGGAGCACTACGCCTTCCCCACGATTTCCATCTGGATCGAAAAACATAATCGCTACTCCAACTGGGAGGCACGCTTGCTCCGGTCCGAAGAAGGCAGCGCCTCCGCCTCGTCTGCCTCCATCACGCCGGAATTGGCCCGCAAACGCCGCATTAAACACTTCGCCGCCCGACTCCCCTTCAGACCCACGCTCCGCTTCTTTTATCACTATGTCTGGAGACGCGGCTTTCTGGATGGCTATCGTGGCTACGTATTTTGCCGGCTCATGGCTTTTTATGAATTCATGAACGTGACCAAAGCCGCCGAACTTCAACGCACGGGCACCAAGTGAGTTGAGCGAGAATTTTTTGCATATTACTATCACAAAGTCCCGGTGAAGTAAGCTGTTTGACGCGCTAGGGGTTTAACCCCATTCGCACGATTGTTTAAAGCGCACGGCTCACGCTCTCAATGCATCAAAATCGCAAAGCATCCCTCGCACTTGTCCTGCTTGATTTCGTGATGCTGCTGCTGGCCTTCAATGCCGCAGGTTGGATGCGCGGCATCATCAGCCCGGCGGAATGGATCATCCTGCCGTTGTGCGTGCCCCTACTGCTGGTGGTTGCCAGCATCTACCTCATCGATGGCTACAAGGCTCAGACTGACATGATCAGTCTGGACTACACCAGTGAACACATCATCGCGTTGCTCGCTGCCATGGTGGGCACGTTGCTGTTCACCTTCGTATTTCTGACCGGCGGCTATCCTTTGCAGCAAAGTCGCGGTGTCATCCTCCTCAGTTTCCTGATCTACATTCCGCTTTCGCTAGGCTACCGGCGCGCGGTGTATTCGGCCGGGCGCGCCTTGCGCCGCGAACAGTCGCTCGTGTTTGTCGGCGATGCTGAAACCGGCGCAGTTTTTGAACAGGAATGCCTTCGCATGGGCTGCAAGCAGCCCATCGTTCATGCATCGCCCACCCAAGAAAATGAGGCCCCCGACAACTCTCAGATCGATACGGTGCTCGGCAAAATTGAGCGCGGCGAAATCGAGGTTGAAGCCGTCATTCTGCGTGAGAACAACCGCGATCTCAATTCACACATCTCACAACGGCTGGTCGAACTCTACTTCCGCGGAGTTCCCACCTATACGCTCGAACTCTTTCATCAGGTTTATTGGCGCAAAATCCCCCTCTATCGCCTGAACCAGACCTGGCTTTTCCAAGAAGGCTTCAAGATCGCGCGCGAACCGGTGTTTGAACGTCTCAAACGCCTCAGCGACATCTTTCTTTCATTGTTCGCGCTCACCATCGGTGCCCCGTTGTTTTTGGGCATCGCGCTCGCCATCTGGATCGATGACCGCGGTCCCGTGCTGTTTTGCCAGACACGCATTGGAAAAAATCGCGTGCCCTTCCGGCTTTTCAAGTTCCGCACGATGCGTCCCAACGACGGCAAAGACGTCTACACTAAAGTCGGCGACATGCGCATCACCCGCATCGGGAAATTCCTGCGCTCCAGCCGGCTCGATGAACTGCCCCAGATGCTCAACGTGCTCTTCGGTGACATGAGCCTCATCGGTCCCCGCGCCGAATGGGATAAGCTGGTCGACAAATACGAAACCCAAATCCCCTGCTACCACTTCCGCCATTTGGTGAAACCGGGCATCACGGGGTGGGCGCAGGTCAACTATCCCTACGGCGCCAATCTGGACGACACGCTGCGTAAACTGGAATACGACCTATATTACATCCGGCATTTTTCCTTCCTCATCGATGCGGCCATCGTCCTGAAGACGATTCACATCATGCTGTTTGGCAAAGGCCGTTGATCGCGCATAGTTAGTTACATGTCCAAACCCTACGATCTTCTCGTCATCGGCGGTGGCTCCGCCGGCTTCAACGCCGCTCGCGTCGCGGCCTCGCTCGGCAAACGCGTCGCCGTCGTGGACGGTGCCAAGATCATCGCCGGCCTCTGCATCCTCAACGGCTGCATGCCGTCCAAGACCCTGCTCTACTCCACAGAGATTCTTCATCTCGCTCAAAAAGGGAAAATCTTCGGGCTTAAAATCCCCTCGGCCAAAGCCGACATGAAGGCCCTTCACGCACGCAAAAAAAAGATCATCGGCGAATTCGCCGCCTACCGCGCGCAGGCCCTCGAATCCGGCAAATACGACGTTTACCGCAGCTATGCCCGCTTCGTTGATCCGCACACCGTCGAACTCGCGGACGGCACCACGCTCACCGCCAAAAAATTTCTCATCGCCACTGGCTCCAAGGTCAGCGTCCCTGCAGCCGTGCCTGGGCTCGCCGCCACGCCATTTTGGACCAGCGACGATGTCCTCGAACTCGATTTTATTCCCGAGAGCGTAATCGTCCTCGGCGGCGGCATCGTCGCTTGCGAACTCGCCCAGTTCCTCCGTCGCATCGGCTCCAAGGTCACCCTCATCCAACGCAGCAAAAACATCCTCAAAGATCACTCCGCCGCAGCAACTGAAGTCATCCAGCAGGCCTTCCGCGACGAAGGTATCGATCTTCACACCGACACCAAAATCACCGCCATCTCTGGTGATAAAAAAGGTGTCACCGTGAAATTCACCAGCGCCGGTAAATCTGTCATTCGCAAGGCACGTTATCTCTTCAACGCCCTTGGGCGCGAACCCAACACCTCCAGCCTCAACCTCGCCGCCGCCGGCGTGAAACTCACCGGCGAAGGCCGCGTGCGCGTGAACCGCTGGCAGCAATCCTCCGCCAAACATATTTACGCCGGCGGTGACGTGGCCGGCCCGCACGACATCGTCCACCTCGCAGTCGCTCAAGGTGAACTCGCCGCCCGT
This portion of the Rariglobus hedericola genome encodes:
- a CDS encoding glycosyltransferase family 4 protein, which encodes MVSHPIQYYSPWFRWMSAHGWTLRVFFLWDFGVVKKTDREFGRELAWDVDLLSGYEHEFVPNAARDPGTHHLRGLNNPSLNHRIQQWKPDAILVFGYKYVSHLKLILSTDTPLIFRGDSHLLDVPAPRPLKRGLLRCLYARFSAITYVGLANRDYFRTFGVPEKKLFHVPHCVNAEHFVASESNRAQAVALKESLGLSGCKILLFAGKLIPKKQPRELLAAFLSTDVTTGDAALVFVGEGEELAALRQLAATRTDKLVRFLPFANQSEMPSRYLLANIFALPSRGPEETWGLAVNEAMHLGVPCLVSDRVGCQRDLVTDKETGWVFSVDTPDGLRDALHRAFADIDRDAEGFRQRVAARIAGYTYATATKGLALAVQHAVAPSGRVV
- a CDS encoding glycosyltransferase — encoded protein: MKIAQIVPSLEARHGGPSRSVRGLAEGLALCGQQVELLTTGPLVAAHTGASALTTFAFPRQCPESIARSTSLSTHLGAHSYDIIHSHGLWQRTLHYAHAAARKTGAPLVISPRGMMSPWAWRHRRWKKRLASMLVHPGAFLGASGWHATSHEEAEDIRQLGFTQPICVAHNGVIPPSLAEEESAAANWRTFLPDLNGRRVALFYSRFHSKKRVLELIDLWLSKPRNDWVLLLAGIPEQYSVNELDSYITSNGGSGRIIVQDGANRPPPYALASLFLLPSHSENFGLVIAEALVRGVPVLTTDATPWRDLAVQGAGLCVSWENYSDALDSLLNESALSLQQSGQRARVWASETYSWEKAAQTILAFYDQLTHR
- a CDS encoding O-antigen ligase family protein → MSKTSASTSAPLEKAVFIHSTVLLLCSAWIYGGNIWWMRIALSLWTSLGAGLTLLAFCQRGSRGEAARRKIWWLTPLALFSGLILLSVFNPSFRTVHIDDAVSYVKTTVQKPHWPSTISTELTLRAWWFGAGVYLSAFNIVCLIQSRSILRKIMVLISVSTLLLAVMGTLQKLSGVGFYFGATESPNPRFFATFIYYNHWGAFMLLGLTTAIGLLFYHARRYESRDLWHSPFSAALVGVLLIATSAPVSASRASTVITALVLAIGLTHALSRIVNLRRARRQNPWPLLLTIITLAVITSSAISWLSYQTLTQRFNETQLAIDQNQSVFGGRAELYRDTWSLAKEKPVFGWGLDTYSIGFQMIRPYTVNLRDRSENIFATAHNDWLQSLAENGFAGTILLMAMGLIPLIMIPTRQFFHPLVIYPLLGCALLLLYALVEFPFANGAVMITFWTLLFTTVAYARLTDTASRTHHE
- a CDS encoding exopolysaccharide biosynthesis polyprenyl glycosylphosphotransferase; protein product: MHQNRKASLALVLLDFVMLLLAFNAAGWMRGIISPAEWIILPLCVPLLLVVASIYLIDGYKAQTDMISLDYTSEHIIALLAAMVGTLLFTFVFLTGGYPLQQSRGVILLSFLIYIPLSLGYRRAVYSAGRALRREQSLVFVGDAETGAVFEQECLRMGCKQPIVHASPTQENEAPDNSQIDTVLGKIERGEIEVEAVILRENNRDLNSHISQRLVELYFRGVPTYTLELFHQVYWRKIPLYRLNQTWLFQEGFKIAREPVFERLKRLSDIFLSLFALTIGAPLFLGIALAIWIDDRGPVLFCQTRIGKNRVPFRLFKFRTMRPNDGKDVYTKVGDMRITRIGKFLRSSRLDELPQMLNVLFGDMSLIGPRAEWDKLVDKYETQIPCYHFRHLVKPGITGWAQVNYPYGANLDDTLRKLEYDLYYIRHFSFLIDAAIVLKTIHIMLFGKGR
- a CDS encoding acyltransferase family protein → MRFLAAFLVVLCHARPEHWVAWSELNKDHEIISKLFFLLIRPGPEAVVIFFVLSGYFVGGKVMERFANGTFKPEDYLRDRISRIFTPLLPSLLLTIICVWIVNRGFTDGFGLELLGNIFQMQGILCERLEGNAPLWSLSYEVWFYTFAGALATLCLRPHKKNVTWLISGALILFSAWCLTMLDTVYFFCWIMGALAYVLPMPDFGKKGLIAGLVLAFIAASTSQATGTYQGGLIANSEPIHKAATLLLAASVSFLIPILANTGWRFSSSRIMLSGPYLAAFSYTLYLTHYPLLLVMNTLHAPFQAFTPVSVCLFFIKIGVCVAVAWLVYLPFERNTARVRGFIHKHQSLPPASL
- a CDS encoding class I SAM-dependent methyltransferase — its product is MSNPLKRAWNFFYYRFIHAPRGGGKPVPVSALDHEYSSGNWDHFTGPSEQARHEVLLELIYKYSDGLPSLLDLGCGSGRLAAMIDPSRVSEHLGVDLSEEGLARARALNLSHARFESGNFEIWRPAKSYDVITFNECLGYAVHPATTAATFGRYLTPGGVMIISHFRWGNHAAVWKSLEDHFTVVEARTATNDQGQIWDLKVLRPKQ
- a CDS encoding glycosyltransferase family 2 protein translates to MSELCPISILIPAKNEISNIRACIESARFADEIVVVDSNSTDSTQEISISLGARVVDFKWNGAFPKKKNWALANIAWKHPWVFILDADERITPELAGELRAIATQPAPACEGYYVNRRFWFLDGWLMHCGYYPSWNLRFFRHELGRYEQFTGVGDTQSGDNEVHEHVILNGRSGHLKYEMEHYAFPTISIWIEKHNRYSNWEARLLRSEEGSASASSASITPELARKRRIKHFAARLPFRPTLRFFYHYVWRRGFLDGYRGYVFCRLMAFYEFMNVTKAAELQRTGTK
- a CDS encoding putative colanic acid biosynthesis acetyltransferase produces the protein MLLRMFGANICADGHVRIYPTARVIYPWKLTCEDRVMIGPDVNIYNLAPVTLGYGAQLSQAVHLCAGTHDYTRWAMPLVARPITLSPNVWLGAEVFVGPGVTIGELAVIGARSVVVKDQPARMVCAGNPCKPLKSRPDPQ
- a CDS encoding glycosyltransferase; amino-acid sequence: MKKVLIISPHFAPTNAPDMQRARLAIPYLKEHGWEPVVLAIAPEFIEGGVLDPLLEATYPADTRIIRVRGISPKLTRWLGIGSLWLRCGRAFRIAGEKLLAKEKFDLVFFTTTQFDAFKLGPLWKRKFGVPYVLDYQDPWVNDYYERTRTKPPGGALKFAFAQWRARQQEPETLRESSGVVAVSDAYGRNLAAHYPWFSANQVRLLPFGAAAKDIATARQHTPAKPVVDFNDGCFHHIYAGRCGPDMSISLTTIFRAFKNFREHNPQKAASIRFHFIGTDYAPPPLGREWAMPIARAEGVADHVTEHCYRVPYFDALYYLVKADALLAVGSNDPTYSASKIFPYILAERPMIVVFNRHSPVLAFAKQADCGERFSFDNADDIDEIARQIEDVWFNQDHMHLVREPNVTAFLPFTAESMTTQLVSCFNSAVSASNEQ